A section of the Gemmatimonadota bacterium genome encodes:
- a CDS encoding peroxidase, translating into MDAVLADYRTAPIDESWKVLFDFLDTVNARCAEVGPPDIETVKAAGWSEEAIYDAITVCALFNFYNRWIDATGVSDMDAAAYAQS; encoded by the coding sequence GTGGATGCGGTTCTCGCCGACTACCGCACCGCGCCGATCGACGAATCGTGGAAGGTGCTCTTCGACTTCCTCGACACGGTGAACGCGCGCTGCGCAGAGGTTGGGCCGCCAGACATCGAGACGGTGAAGGCGGCGGGGTGGAGCGAGGAGGCGATCTACGACGCCATCACGGTCTGCGCGCTCTTCAACTTCTACAACCGGTGGATCGACGCGACCGGGGTGAGCGACATGGACGCGGCGGCGTACGCGCAGTC